The Gemmatimonadota bacterium genome has a segment encoding these proteins:
- a CDS encoding PadR family transcriptional regulator — MARNDILQGTLDLLVLKTLARRGPLHGYGITAHIQRVSDEQLRVEEGSLYPALHRMEQSGLVRATWGLTEKNRQARFYTITAAGKKQLGEAEESWARLRDGVQRVLRYA, encoded by the coding sequence ATGGCACGCAACGACATCCTGCAGGGCACGCTCGACCTCCTGGTCCTCAAGACCCTGGCGCGTCGCGGGCCGCTGCACGGCTACGGGATCACGGCGCACATCCAGCGCGTCTCCGACGAGCAGCTGCGCGTGGAGGAGGGGTCGCTCTACCCGGCGCTGCATCGCATGGAGCAATCCGGGCTGGTGCGCGCGACGTGGGGACTGACCGAGAAGAACCGGCAGGCGCGCTTCTACACCATCACGGCGGCCGGCAAGAAGCAGTTGGGGGAGGCAGAGGAGAGCTGGGCCCGGCTGCGCGATGGCGTGCAGCGTGTGTTGCGGTACGCCTGA
- the ctaD gene encoding cytochrome c oxidase subunit I — protein MATVAASPTYTSYASGEKAGIMAWLTTTDHKKIGTLYLHTSLFFFVFGGLEAVLMRWQLMKPNQTIVTADQFNQLFTMHGTTMVFLAIMPLSAAFFNYLIPLQLGARDVAFPRLNAFSYWVYLFGGLFITIPIFGWMAPNGGWFAYAPLSGRTYSPGINMDFWVLGIQILGISSLAAAFNFATTVINLRAPGMNLMRMPMFTWMSFVTQFLIILAFPVITIALVFLQFDRFFGTNFYQVSAGADPLLWQHLFWVFGHPEVYILILPAFGLVSEVLPTNSKKPLFGYGVMAYSGILIGFLGFGVWAHHMFAVGMGPIGDTVFSLTTMLIAIPTGVKIFNWIFTMWGGSIRFTAAMKFAIGLIALFTIGGISGITHSSPPSDLQQTDTYYIVAHFHYVLFGGAIMGIFSGIYHYFPKMYGRYMNETAGTWHFWLNFIAMNLTFFPMHFSGMLGMPRRIYTYDANQGWDTLNMISTIGALLLMPATLIFIWNFFASKKGGAPAPGNAWDAATLEWSIPSPPPEYNFAKIPVVHSRYPLWDLTHPERTKDVPHTDAGLVHTGEHDVVDMHIETETFTAKQLGIPMPSSTIKPLWTALGLVIMFTGLLILPHNKSAGFAGIGLGASMLVGFLYAWLTTPLEEHH, from the coding sequence ATGGCTACCGTCGCAGCATCTCCCACCTACACGTCGTATGCGAGCGGCGAGAAGGCAGGGATCATGGCGTGGTTGACGACGACCGATCACAAGAAGATCGGCACGCTCTACCTCCACACCTCCCTCTTCTTCTTCGTCTTTGGCGGCCTCGAGGCCGTCCTGATGCGCTGGCAATTGATGAAGCCGAACCAGACCATCGTAACGGCCGACCAGTTCAACCAGCTCTTCACGATGCACGGCACCACGATGGTCTTCCTGGCCATCATGCCGCTCTCCGCCGCGTTCTTCAATTACCTCATCCCCCTGCAGCTGGGGGCCCGTGACGTCGCCTTCCCGCGACTTAACGCGTTCAGCTACTGGGTGTACCTGTTCGGCGGGTTGTTCATCACCATCCCGATCTTCGGCTGGATGGCGCCGAACGGTGGCTGGTTTGCCTACGCCCCACTCTCGGGACGTACCTACTCGCCCGGGATCAACATGGATTTCTGGGTCCTCGGCATCCAGATCCTCGGTATCTCCTCGCTGGCGGCGGCGTTCAACTTTGCGACCACGGTGATCAACCTGCGGGCGCCCGGGATGAACCTGATGCGCATGCCGATGTTCACCTGGATGTCGTTCGTGACGCAGTTCCTGATCATCCTCGCCTTCCCGGTGATCACGATCGCGCTCGTCTTCCTCCAGTTCGACCGCTTCTTCGGCACCAACTTCTACCAGGTCTCGGCCGGCGCCGACCCGCTCCTCTGGCAGCACCTGTTCTGGGTCTTCGGTCACCCCGAGGTCTACATCCTCATCCTCCCGGCCTTCGGCCTGGTCAGTGAGGTCCTGCCGACCAACTCCAAGAAGCCACTCTTCGGGTATGGCGTGATGGCCTACTCCGGGATCCTGATCGGCTTCCTCGGCTTTGGCGTGTGGGCCCACCACATGTTCGCCGTCGGCATGGGCCCGATCGGGGACACGGTGTTCTCGCTCACCACGATGCTCATCGCCATTCCCACGGGCGTGAAGATCTTCAACTGGATCTTCACGATGTGGGGCGGCTCGATCCGCTTTACGGCAGCGATGAAGTTCGCCATCGGCCTCATCGCCCTGTTCACCATCGGCGGCATCTCCGGGATCACCCACTCGTCGCCGCCGTCCGACCTGCAGCAGACCGACACCTACTACATCGTCGCGCACTTCCACTACGTGCTCTTCGGTGGCGCGATCATGGGCATCTTCTCCGGGATCTACCACTACTTCCCGAAGATGTACGGCCGCTACATGAACGAGACGGCCGGCACCTGGCACTTCTGGCTGAACTTCATCGCGATGAACCTGACGTTCTTCCCGATGCACTTCAGCGGCATGCTCGGCATGCCACGCCGCATCTACACGTACGATGCGAACCAAGGCTGGGACACCCTGAACATGATCTCGACGATCGGCGCCCTCCTGCTGATGCCGGCGACGCTGATCTTCATCTGGAACTTCTTCGCCTCCAAGAAGGGCGGGGCCCCGGCCCCGGGGAATGCGTGGGACGCCGCGACCCTCGAATGGTCGATCCCGTCGCCGCCGCCCGAGTACAACTTCGCCAAGATCCCGGTGGTCCACTCGCGGTATCCGCTGTGGGACCTCACCCACCCCGAGCGGACGAAGGACGTGCCCCACACGGACGCCGGCCTCGTACACACCGGTGAGCACGACGTGGTCGACATGCACATCGAGACCGAGACCTTCACCGCGAAGCAGCTCGGCATCCCGATGCCGTCCTCCACGATCAAGCCGCTGTGGACCGCCCTCGGCCTGGTCATCATGTTCACCGGCCTGCTGATCCTGCCCCACAACAAGTCCGCAGGGTTCGCCGGCATCGGCCTTGGCGCCTCCATGCTCGTCGGGTTCCTCTATGCGTGGCTCACCACCCCGCTCGAGGAGCACCACTAA
- a CDS encoding RidA family protein produces the protein MRYLALLALAATTVGAQDRKPVGTSSPTLTPAIIVGKTVYGSGQLGMSRDNPDTSIAGQTKATLENIKRVFEQAGTTMDRVDKCTVFMTDVKDFAGMNAVYRTFFPSAPPARSTVVVAALVVPNAKIEIECIAHLP, from the coding sequence ATGCGCTACCTCGCTCTCCTCGCCCTCGCCGCCACCACTGTTGGCGCGCAGGACCGCAAGCCGGTCGGCACGTCGTCCCCGACGCTGACCCCGGCGATCATCGTCGGAAAGACGGTCTACGGATCGGGCCAGCTCGGCATGAGCCGCGACAATCCTGATACATCCATCGCCGGCCAGACCAAGGCGACGCTCGAGAATATCAAGCGCGTCTTTGAGCAGGCGGGAACGACCATGGATCGGGTCGACAAGTGCACGGTCTTCATGACCGACGTGAAGGATTTCGCCGGGATGAACGCCGTGTATCGCACCTTCTTCCCCTCGGCACCACCGGCTCGCTCCACGGTAGTGGTGGCCGCGCTGGTGGTCCCCAACGCGAAGATCGAGATCGAGTGCATCGCGCACCTCCCCTGA
- a CDS encoding cytochrome C oxidase subunit IV family protein, with product MANDSHAEHYHPSWKEYKWVALILTVITIVEVWAYYIPSFVASSIFVPALLIMSAVKFAIVVMFYMHLKYDHKLFRALFTGPLIIAIATLMALLAVMGALKK from the coding sequence ATGGCGAACGATTCCCACGCCGAGCATTACCACCCAAGCTGGAAGGAGTACAAGTGGGTCGCCCTGATCCTCACGGTCATCACGATCGTCGAGGTCTGGGCCTACTACATCCCCAGCTTTGTTGCGTCCTCGATATTCGTCCCCGCATTGCTCATCATGTCGGCCGTGAAGTTCGCGATCGTCGTGATGTTCTACATGCACCTCAAGTACGACCACAAGTTGTTCCGGGCCCTGTTCACCGGGCCGCTGATCATCGCGATTGCCACGTTGATGGCGCTGCTCGCGGTCATGGGTGCGCTGAAGAAGTAG
- a CDS encoding cytochrome c oxidase subunit 3, with the protein MRAADSAGRPIPSSVLSLGAQPLVSANAHAAPAHGSHEEHHHYTTTGLDSRKIAIWAFIGSECMLFASLISTYLIYKGRSVVGPFPHSSWTHPQTGKVFAPILNIPVTSASTFVLLMSSLAMVLALSAVENKDKPLPSGAGLGDRMLASSKLWLWMTCLLGAGFLAFQAYEFTSFVHEGLTIKTNLFGSTFFTLTGFHGAHVTAGVIWLGTLLAIDYQRGLGPKDALNVDLAALYWHFVDVVWIAIFTLLYLIPD; encoded by the coding sequence ATGCGCGCCGCCGATTCTGCCGGCCGGCCAATTCCTTCCTCCGTCCTTTCCCTCGGAGCCCAACCACTCGTGTCCGCCAACGCCCATGCGGCTCCCGCCCACGGGAGCCACGAGGAGCACCACCACTACACGACCACCGGCCTCGACAGCCGGAAGATCGCCATCTGGGCGTTCATCGGGTCGGAGTGCATGCTCTTCGCCTCACTGATCTCCACGTACCTGATCTACAAGGGCCGCTCCGTCGTCGGGCCGTTCCCGCATTCGTCCTGGACGCACCCGCAGACGGGCAAGGTGTTCGCGCCGATCCTGAACATCCCGGTCACCTCGGCATCGACCTTCGTGCTGCTGATGTCGTCGTTGGCGATGGTGCTCGCGCTGTCCGCGGTCGAGAACAAGGACAAGCCGTTGCCCTCCGGAGCCGGCCTCGGTGACCGGATGCTCGCTTCGTCCAAGCTCTGGCTCTGGATGACGTGCCTTCTCGGCGCCGGCTTCCTCGCCTTCCAGGCCTACGAGTTCACCTCGTTCGTCCACGAAGGGCTGACCATCAAGACCAACCTCTTCGGCTCCACCTTCTTCACCCTCACCGGCTTCCACGGCGCGCACGTGACCGCCGGAGTGATCTGGCTCGGTACCCTGCTCGCGATTGATTACCAGCGCGGGCTCGGACCAAAGGATGCCCTGAACGTTGACCTTGCCGCCCTGTACTGGCACTTCGTCGACGTCGTCTGGATCGCGATCTTCACTCTCCTCTACCTCATTCCGGATTGA
- the coxB gene encoding cytochrome c oxidase subunit II translates to MTRNSGPRQLVRAAWPALLLLAIAACGGNYPNSTFLPTTEFNRDVTSLWNTMMWWGTIVFVIVEAILLYAIVRYRRRPNSPDPKHVHGNTVMEITWTVLPLFVLAIIAVPTVRYIWKYQGAAPADALKIQVIGHQWWWEFKYPQYNVSTANEVYLQTGRAVEFELQTVDVIHSFWIPALGGKRDLINNHTNRIWFTPDSTGEQAFIGSCNEYCGDSHANMRFRAYTVNAANFESWATHQAANAVFPPPAPPAVAPATAVPAANRAPAPPPAPAAAPSSGYEFPVDQLGAHIVPRTPIPASLTFNEAALANGDATRGFQTYSRSLCIGCHKIRGNPASQSPIGPDLTHVASRHTIAGGLFPNDAKHMAYWIKNAVAMKPGAKMQVVGKGEMDPILKRPVSTGGLTDEQIADIVAYLRTLK, encoded by the coding sequence ATGACACGGAATTCTGGCCCGCGTCAGCTCGTGCGCGCCGCATGGCCGGCGCTCCTGTTGCTCGCCATCGCGGCATGCGGCGGCAACTACCCCAACTCCACCTTTCTCCCCACGACGGAGTTCAACCGCGACGTCACGTCGCTGTGGAACACGATGATGTGGTGGGGCACGATCGTCTTCGTCATCGTCGAGGCGATCCTGCTCTACGCGATCGTGCGGTATCGGCGGCGACCCAACTCCCCCGATCCGAAGCACGTGCACGGGAACACCGTCATGGAAATCACCTGGACGGTCCTCCCGCTGTTCGTCCTGGCGATCATTGCCGTGCCGACCGTGCGCTACATCTGGAAGTATCAGGGCGCCGCTCCGGCGGACGCGCTCAAGATCCAGGTGATCGGCCACCAGTGGTGGTGGGAGTTCAAGTATCCGCAGTACAACGTCTCCACCGCCAACGAGGTGTACCTGCAGACCGGGCGCGCCGTCGAGTTCGAGCTGCAGACCGTCGACGTGATCCACTCGTTCTGGATCCCGGCGCTTGGCGGGAAGCGCGACTTGATCAACAACCACACGAATCGGATCTGGTTCACCCCGGATTCCACGGGTGAGCAAGCCTTCATCGGGAGCTGCAACGAGTATTGCGGGGACTCGCATGCGAACATGCGGTTCCGGGCCTACACGGTGAATGCGGCGAACTTCGAGAGCTGGGCGACGCACCAGGCGGCGAACGCGGTGTTCCCGCCGCCCGCGCCGCCCGCCGTCGCACCGGCAACGGCGGTCCCGGCCGCCAACAGGGCCCCAGCACCGCCTCCAGCGCCCGCCGCCGCACCGAGCAGCGGATACGAGTTCCCCGTCGACCAGTTGGGTGCCCACATCGTGCCGCGCACACCGATTCCTGCGTCGCTCACGTTCAACGAGGCGGCGCTGGCCAACGGCGATGCGACCCGCGGCTTCCAGACCTACTCGCGGTCGCTGTGCATCGGCTGCCACAAGATCCGCGGCAACCCGGCCTCGCAGAGCCCGATCGGGCCCGACCTGACCCACGTCGCCTCGCGGCATACCATCGCCGGGGGACTGTTTCCCAACGATGCGAAGCATATGGCCTACTGGATCAAGAACGCGGTGGCCATGAAGCCCGGCGCCAAGATGCAGGTGGTCGGCAAGGGCGAGATGGATCCCATCCTCAAGCGGCCGGTCTCGACCGGCGGCCTGACGGACGAACAGATCGCCGACATCGTGGCCTACCTGCGAACGCTGAAGTAG
- a CDS encoding aspartate ammonia-lyase produces MALIVSGAIAIEKSAGDRPIRLVTLGAGEAVGEGILLDETPHGTTALALQDTQALVLSKDRVADILKDFPQLYAALVGRAARAISRRLAATDATLAGRGRLMGFSGAAVREEKDLLGVRTVPNDALYGVQTLRALENFPITGTPIRELPALIEALAAVKEAAALANQELGLLDQERCDAITTAAQEIRAGRHHEHFLVDVIQGGAGTSTNMNANEVIANRALELLGERRGQYDRLHPNEHVNLSQSTNDVYPTAVRLSLHGEIETLRVAMRELAEAFLAKGREFSPLLKMGRTQLQDAVPMTLGQEFSAFGHTILEDVERLGESLSLIREINMGATAIGTGITAPAGYAESVRRHLSQVTGLALVTAPDLVEATSDTGAFVQLSGVLKRCATKLSKICNDLRLLSSGPRAGFGEINLPAMQPGSSIMPGKVNPVIPEVVNQVCFEIIGGDVTVTMAAEAGQFQLNAFEPVIAYHLLRGIASLRNACTVLKSRCVEGITANPDRLKRFVEESIGIVTALVPVLGYKTCTDVAKEAAATGRGVYDIVMSRGLLTRERLDEILNPSAMIGGGTG; encoded by the coding sequence ATGGCCCTCATCGTCTCGGGCGCTATCGCCATCGAGAAGAGCGCGGGCGACCGCCCGATCCGGCTGGTCACCCTTGGGGCCGGCGAGGCCGTCGGCGAGGGGATCCTCTTGGACGAGACGCCGCATGGCACCACGGCCCTCGCCCTGCAGGACACGCAAGCCCTCGTCCTCAGCAAGGACCGGGTCGCCGACATCCTGAAGGACTTTCCGCAGCTTTACGCGGCGCTGGTCGGGCGTGCCGCCCGGGCGATTTCGCGGCGACTGGCGGCGACCGACGCCACCCTCGCCGGCCGTGGACGCCTCATGGGCTTCAGTGGCGCGGCCGTCCGCGAGGAAAAGGACCTCCTCGGCGTCCGCACCGTCCCGAACGACGCCCTGTATGGCGTCCAGACCCTGCGCGCCCTCGAGAACTTCCCGATCACCGGCACCCCGATCCGCGAGCTCCCCGCCCTGATCGAGGCACTCGCCGCCGTGAAGGAGGCTGCCGCGCTGGCCAACCAGGAACTCGGGCTGCTGGATCAGGAGCGATGCGACGCCATCACCACGGCCGCGCAAGAGATCCGCGCCGGCCGACATCACGAGCATTTCCTCGTGGACGTGATCCAGGGCGGCGCGGGGACCTCCACGAACATGAACGCCAACGAGGTCATCGCGAACCGCGCGCTGGAGCTGCTGGGGGAACGCCGTGGGCAGTACGATCGCCTCCACCCGAACGAACATGTCAACCTGAGCCAGTCGACCAACGACGTGTATCCGACCGCTGTTCGATTGTCGCTGCACGGGGAGATCGAGACCCTGCGCGTGGCAATGCGCGAGTTGGCCGAGGCGTTCCTGGCCAAGGGGCGTGAGTTCTCCCCCCTGCTCAAGATGGGTCGCACGCAGCTCCAGGACGCGGTACCCATGACCCTCGGCCAGGAGTTCTCGGCGTTTGGCCACACGATCCTCGAGGATGTGGAGCGCCTGGGCGAGTCGCTGTCGCTGATCCGCGAGATCAACATGGGCGCGACCGCCATCGGGACGGGGATTACCGCCCCGGCGGGCTACGCTGAGTCGGTCCGTCGCCACCTGAGCCAGGTGACCGGGCTCGCGCTGGTGACCGCACCGGACCTGGTGGAGGCCACCTCGGACACCGGGGCGTTCGTCCAGTTGAGTGGTGTGCTCAAGCGCTGCGCGACCAAGCTCTCCAAGATCTGCAACGACCTCCGCCTGCTCTCTTCGGGGCCCCGGGCCGGGTTTGGCGAGATCAACCTGCCGGCCATGCAGCCCGGCTCCTCGATCATGCCGGGGAAGGTGAACCCGGTCATTCCCGAAGTGGTGAACCAGGTGTGCTTCGAGATCATCGGCGGGGACGTGACGGTAACGATGGCGGCGGAGGCGGGTCAGTTTCAATTGAATGCGTTCGAGCCAGTGATCGCCTATCACCTGCTGCGCGGAATTGCGTCACTGCGTAACGCCTGCACAGTGCTGAAGTCGCGATGCGTCGAGGGCATCACGGCGAATCCCGATCGCCTGAAGCGGTTTGTTGAGGAGTCCATCGGGATCGTGACCGCCCTGGTCCCTGTGCTTGGGTACAAGACGTGCACCGACGTCGCAAAGGAGGCGGCGGCGACGGGTCGCGGCGTCTACGACATCGTGATGTCGCGCGGGCTGCTGACGCGGGAGCGCCTCGATGAGATCCTGAATCCTAGCGCGATGATTGGCGGGGGCACGGGATGA
- a CDS encoding DEAD/DEAH box helicase gives MSFSTLHLDPALLKAVKELGFAKPTPIQSDAIPGAIEGRDVLACAMTGSGKTLAFLLPVVHQLLTRKGKGTRVLVLTPTRELAAQILEEFNTIALHTPIRGAAIFGGVGMGPQEHAFRTGVDVLVATPGRLLDHLRHPYASLGHIEHLVLDEADRMLDMGFLPDIRKVLKQLPAKRQTLFFSATMPGPILELTREMLKSPLTINLARKAAPAVGITQAVYPVQQELKSALLLELLNRDLMEQALVFTRTKHRANRLWEFLDKRGVSAARIHGNRSQAQRTQALSGFKDGTFRVLVATDIAARGIDVEALGHVVNFDVPLASEDYIHRVGRTARAELTGEAYTFVSPGEEDDLRAIERAVGKGLPRVTLPDFDYNARTDQKLEVPLKDRLAAHRAQRAKGRDKANPREQRPSREAARSGPSRPAAAPAARADRPDHVAGTPSAPGSASKRRRRRGGRGRGPQGGGPYREA, from the coding sequence CTGTCTTTCTCCACGCTCCATCTCGACCCCGCCCTGCTCAAGGCGGTCAAGGAACTCGGCTTCGCCAAGCCGACCCCCATCCAGTCCGACGCGATCCCGGGGGCTATCGAGGGACGTGATGTCCTGGCGTGCGCCATGACCGGAAGCGGCAAGACGCTCGCCTTCCTACTCCCCGTCGTGCACCAGCTGCTCACCCGCAAGGGGAAGGGCACGCGGGTCCTCGTGCTGACCCCCACGCGCGAGTTGGCCGCCCAGATCCTCGAGGAGTTCAATACCATCGCCCTGCACACCCCGATTCGCGGCGCGGCGATCTTCGGCGGCGTCGGGATGGGGCCGCAGGAACACGCCTTCCGAACCGGCGTCGATGTGCTCGTCGCGACGCCGGGGCGCCTCCTCGACCACCTGCGCCACCCGTACGCATCCCTCGGCCACATCGAGCACCTCGTGCTCGATGAAGCGGATCGCATGCTCGACATGGGGTTCCTCCCCGACATCCGCAAGGTCCTCAAGCAGCTGCCCGCCAAGCGGCAGACGCTGTTCTTCAGCGCCACGATGCCCGGGCCAATCCTCGAGCTGACGCGCGAGATGCTGAAGAGCCCGCTCACGATCAACCTGGCGCGCAAGGCGGCGCCGGCCGTGGGGATCACCCAGGCGGTCTATCCGGTCCAGCAGGAGCTCAAGTCGGCCCTGCTGCTCGAGCTCCTCAACCGGGATCTCATGGAACAGGCCCTGGTCTTCACGCGCACCAAGCACCGGGCCAACCGCCTGTGGGAGTTCCTGGACAAACGCGGCGTTTCAGCCGCCCGGATTCACGGCAATCGCTCGCAAGCACAGCGTACTCAGGCGCTCTCCGGCTTCAAGGACGGGACCTTCCGCGTCCTCGTGGCGACCGACATCGCCGCGCGTGGCATCGACGTGGAGGCGCTTGGGCATGTGGTGAACTTCGACGTCCCGCTCGCCTCCGAGGACTACATCCATCGCGTCGGACGCACGGCGCGCGCAGAACTCACCGGCGAGGCCTACACCTTTGTCTCACCGGGCGAAGAGGACGACCTGCGGGCGATCGAGCGGGCCGTCGGCAAGGGACTGCCGCGCGTGACCCTGCCCGACTTCGACTACAACGCCCGGACCGACCAGAAGCTGGAGGTCCCGCTCAAGGACCGGCTCGCCGCCCACCGCGCGCAGCGCGCGAAGGGACGCGACAAGGCAAACCCGCGCGAGCAGCGGCCGTCACGTGAGGCCGCGCGGTCCGGGCCTTCCCGACCGGCAGCAGCACCCGCCGCGCGCGCCGACCGGCCGGACCACGTCGCAGGGACTCCATCGGCACCGGGCAGTGCCAGCAAGCGACGCCGGCGTCGTGGAGGCCGAGGGCGCGGCCCCCAAGGTGGTGGGCCGTATCGCGAAGCTTGA
- a CDS encoding PAS domain S-box protein, with amino-acid sequence MRYPFGVTVTPHRRMPRWADDPIGSRHRRRVLQQVLMSLLILFSLNAIVRYTADPGYRIPWPGYAVLLVALLLNRRGYVTLASILTVLLPPAFLAATFLGADPQRPPVAVVYLLIDLILGSILLGSAATITLGVLNIALLLVLDIASPVMRASGVVDIILLLFVITTVLLVFGLRVRARLEAERDAALVESNTRMSVMLESAMDAVISLDARGRIDNVNPAAVRIFGYAREAMIGHDMADLIIPAAQRAQHRAGLARVAATGSSGLVGQRLELRACRADGTTFPCELTIAVAQLSTGTMFTGFVRDLSEREAAKARSAALEEQLRESQKMQAIGQLAGGVAHEFNNMLQVITGFLSMAVDDLKTKAPEAVSDLTHATEAAMRASDLTRRLLAFSRRQVLNLEVVEFNEALSASLTLIRRTLGEQVEVEYHPGSRLPTVRLDRSQLEQVVLNLCLNARDAMPDGGRLILETVVDVPESFVADHPWAQPGTYVAMVVADTGSGMQPEVAAHIFEPFFTTKGLRGGTGLGLAVVYGIVEQHRGFIRVDTVPGEGTSFRVYWPVSGDAPTPRPTRDAEAAPGGTETILVAEDADAIRELVSRAATAVGYRVITARDGREACARLTENPDAIDMVILDMVMPRLSGRGALEEMRRQRPELPCLFLSGYSASEVTDQWLKDNGCTLLHKPVTPQALLRAIRATLDNRPHGA; translated from the coding sequence ATGCGCTATCCGTTTGGCGTGACCGTCACACCGCACCGCCGGATGCCCCGCTGGGCCGACGACCCGATCGGTAGCCGCCACCGACGCCGGGTCTTGCAGCAGGTGCTCATGTCCCTGCTCATCCTCTTCTCGCTCAACGCGATCGTGCGGTACACGGCGGACCCGGGATACCGCATCCCCTGGCCCGGGTACGCCGTGCTGCTGGTGGCACTGCTGCTCAACCGGCGTGGTTACGTGACGCTGGCGAGCATACTCACGGTGCTCCTCCCACCCGCCTTCCTCGCGGCCACGTTCCTCGGCGCCGACCCACAGCGCCCGCCAGTTGCCGTGGTCTACCTCCTCATCGACCTGATTCTCGGCAGCATCCTGCTAGGCAGCGCGGCGACGATCACCCTCGGTGTGCTCAATATCGCGTTGCTGCTGGTGCTGGACATCGCCAGCCCGGTGATGCGGGCCAGCGGCGTGGTGGACATCATCCTCCTGTTGTTTGTCATCACGACCGTGCTCCTCGTGTTCGGCCTGCGGGTCCGCGCCCGGCTGGAAGCCGAGCGTGATGCGGCACTGGTCGAGAGCAACACGCGCATGTCCGTGATGCTCGAGTCGGCCATGGACGCCGTGATCTCCCTCGATGCCCGCGGGCGCATCGACAACGTGAACCCGGCCGCGGTGCGCATCTTTGGCTACGCCCGCGAGGCGATGATCGGGCACGACATGGCCGACTTGATCATTCCCGCCGCGCAGCGCGCGCAGCACCGCGCCGGCCTCGCCCGCGTTGCGGCGACGGGATCGAGTGGACTGGTCGGCCAGCGACTCGAGCTCCGTGCGTGCCGCGCGGACGGCACGACCTTCCCCTGCGAGCTCACCATCGCCGTCGCCCAGCTGTCGACGGGGACCATGTTCACCGGCTTCGTCCGGGACCTGAGCGAGCGTGAGGCCGCCAAGGCACGCTCCGCCGCGCTCGAGGAGCAGTTGCGCGAGTCGCAGAAGATGCAGGCCATCGGGCAGCTTGCCGGTGGCGTGGCGCATGAGTTCAACAACATGCTTCAGGTGATCACGGGATTTCTCTCGATGGCCGTGGACGACTTGAAGACCAAGGCGCCCGAGGCCGTCAGCGACCTGACGCATGCCACCGAGGCGGCGATGCGCGCGAGCGACCTCACGCGACGACTCCTCGCCTTTTCCCGTCGACAGGTCCTCAACCTCGAAGTGGTCGAGTTCAACGAGGCGCTCTCGGCAAGCCTCACCCTCATCCGACGCACGTTGGGTGAACAGGTCGAGGTGGAGTACCATCCGGGCTCGCGCCTTCCCACGGTACGCCTCGACCGCTCCCAGCTTGAGCAGGTCGTGCTCAACCTCTGCCTGAACGCCCGCGACGCCATGCCTGACGGGGGCCGACTCATCCTCGAGACCGTGGTGGACGTGCCCGAGTCGTTTGTCGCCGACCATCCCTGGGCCCAGCCTGGCACCTACGTCGCGATGGTCGTGGCGGACACGGGGAGTGGGATGCAGCCGGAGGTCGCCGCGCACATCTTCGAGCCCTTCTTCACAACCAAGGGACTCCGCGGCGGCACTGGCCTGGGGCTCGCGGTGGTCTACGGGATCGTCGAACAGCATCGCGGCTTCATCCGTGTCGACACCGTCCCCGGCGAGGGCACCTCGTTCCGCGTGTACTGGCCCGTGTCTGGCGACGCCCCGACACCGCGGCCCACGCGAGATGCTGAAGCGGCGCCGGGAGGCACCGAGACGATCCTGGTCGCCGAGGACGCGGATGCGATCCGAGAGCTGGTGTCACGGGCCGCCACCGCCGTGGGCTACCGCGTGATCACCGCTCGCGACGGGCGGGAGGCCTGTGCACGCCTGACGGAGAATCCAGACGCGATCGACATGGTCATCCTCGACATGGTCATGCCCCGATTGAGCGGTCGCGGCGCCCTCGAGGAGATGCGTCGGCAGCGGCCGGAGCTCCCCTGCCTGTTCCTGTCGGGCTACAGCGCCTCCGAGGTCACCGACCAGTGGCTCAAGGACAACGGCTGCACGCTCCTCCACAAACCGGTGACACCGCAGGCCCTCCTCCGCGCGATCCGCGCGACCCTCGACAACCGCCCGCATGGCGCATGA